In Pseudomonadota bacterium, a single window of DNA contains:
- a CDS encoding isocitrate lyase/PEP mutase family protein, with protein MSNAKRLRGLLAGNDFLVAPGAYDGLTARLVEQRGFPLVYMTGAGTSAACGYPDYGLVTMTEMVDNAARMAASIGIPLIADADTGYGNELNVTRTVRAYESRGVAGIHLEDQVAPKRCGHLVGKEVVPREVYLNQVRAAVAARRDPDFVLIARTDARAVLGLDEAIARANAALALGADMAFVEAPQTLEEVAEIPRRVQGPCLLNVVPGGRTPMLDMASAAAMGYRLAIHPAILMYAVVAAADQALDHLARHQVAPPPPAGLDVAGLFARCGAREWDAVRERCAAAHDGDAA; from the coding sequence ATGAGCAACGCAAAACGGCTGCGCGGCCTGCTGGCCGGTAATGACTTCCTGGTGGCGCCGGGCGCCTATGACGGCCTCACTGCGCGCCTGGTCGAACAGCGCGGCTTCCCGCTCGTGTACATGACCGGCGCCGGCACCTCGGCCGCCTGCGGTTACCCGGACTACGGGCTCGTGACCATGACCGAGATGGTCGACAACGCGGCGCGCATGGCGGCCAGCATCGGCATACCCCTGATCGCCGACGCCGACACCGGTTACGGCAACGAACTGAATGTCACCCGCACGGTGCGTGCCTACGAGAGCCGCGGCGTGGCCGGCATCCACCTCGAAGACCAGGTCGCGCCCAAGCGCTGCGGTCATCTCGTCGGCAAGGAAGTGGTGCCGCGCGAGGTCTACTTGAATCAGGTTCGCGCCGCGGTCGCCGCGCGCCGCGATCCGGATTTCGTGCTGATTGCGCGCACCGATGCGCGCGCGGTGCTGGGCCTCGACGAAGCCATCGCGCGCGCCAACGCGGCGCTGGCGCTGGGTGCGGACATGGCCTTCGTGGAAGCGCCGCAGACCCTGGAAGAAGTGGCCGAGATCCCGCGACGCGTGCAGGGCCCATGCCTGTTGAACGTGGTGCCGGGCGGGCGCACGCCCATGCTCGACATGGCCAGCGCCGCTGCCATGGGTTATCGCCTCGCCATCCACCCCGCCATCCTCATGTACGCGGTGGTGGCGGCGGCCGACCAGGCGCTCGATCATCTCGCGCGACACCAGGTCGCGCCGCCGCCGCCCGCCGGGCTCGATGTGGCCGGTCTGTTCGCACGCTGCGGTGCGCGCGAATGGGACGCGGTGCGCGAGCGCTGCGCCGCCGCGCACGACGGCGACGCCGCGTGA
- a CDS encoding cryptochrome/photolyase family protein, which translates to MAQVRNLILVLGDQLTPTVSSLASGDPAQDRVLMAELDDEACYVRHHKKKLAFLFAAMRHFAEELRGRGWTVDYVKLDAPHPHASFTAALCDAVARHRPQRVRVTAAGEWRVAHMMADWSAQLRLPVDILADHRFLCSPAEFQAWAHGRKQLRMEYFYRDMRRRTGLLMDGEQPAGGQWNFDADNRKPANADLFMPRPRTHPPDAITEEVLALVAARYGEHFGALTPFWFAVTRVDAEAAFAAFVESALPRFGDYQDAMLDGQPFLYHAVIAQYLNCGLLDPLQVCRAAEAAWRAGRVPLNAAEGFIRQIIGWREYVRGIYWLKMPGYERSNHFEHHRPLPDFYWTADTAMHCVKTVVTQTRDEAYAHHIQRLMVTGNFALLAGIDPHALHEWYLSVYADAYEWVELPNTVGMSQFADGGLLASKPYAASGAYIKRMSNYCASCTYDVKQRCGPRACPFNALYWDFIARHRDSLARNPRMAQMVRTYDRFAPDERQRIADSAQAVLANL; encoded by the coding sequence ATGGCCCAGGTCCGCAATCTCATCCTCGTGCTCGGCGACCAGTTGACGCCGACCGTGAGCAGCCTGGCCAGCGGCGATCCCGCGCAGGACCGCGTGCTGATGGCCGAACTCGACGACGAGGCGTGCTATGTGCGCCATCACAAGAAAAAGCTCGCCTTCCTGTTTGCCGCCATGCGCCATTTCGCCGAGGAATTGCGTGGCCGCGGCTGGACGGTCGATTACGTGAAGCTCGACGCGCCACACCCGCACGCCAGTTTCACCGCCGCGCTGTGCGACGCCGTCGCGCGCCATCGTCCACAACGCGTGCGCGTCACCGCGGCCGGCGAGTGGCGCGTGGCGCACATGATGGCGGACTGGTCGGCGCAGTTGCGGCTGCCGGTCGACATCCTTGCGGACCATCGTTTCCTGTGTTCGCCGGCCGAGTTCCAGGCCTGGGCGCACGGTCGCAAGCAGCTGCGCATGGAGTATTTCTACCGCGACATGCGCCGTCGCACCGGCCTGCTCATGGACGGCGAGCAACCGGCGGGCGGGCAGTGGAATTTCGATGCGGACAATCGCAAGCCGGCGAACGCCGACCTGTTCATGCCGCGGCCCAGGACCCACCCGCCGGATGCGATCACCGAAGAGGTGCTGGCGCTGGTGGCGGCGCGCTACGGCGAACACTTCGGCGCACTCACGCCGTTCTGGTTCGCCGTCACCCGCGTCGACGCCGAGGCGGCGTTTGCCGCGTTTGTCGAAAGCGCGTTGCCGCGCTTCGGCGATTACCAGGACGCCATGCTGGACGGCCAGCCCTTCCTCTACCACGCGGTCATTGCCCAGTACCTCAACTGCGGCTTGCTCGACCCCTTGCAGGTCTGCCGCGCGGCGGAGGCCGCCTGGCGTGCCGGCCGCGTGCCGCTCAACGCCGCCGAGGGCTTCATCCGCCAGATCATCGGCTGGCGCGAATACGTGCGTGGCATCTACTGGCTGAAAATGCCGGGCTACGAGCGCAGCAATCACTTCGAGCACCACCGTCCCCTGCCGGATTTCTACTGGACCGCCGACACCGCCATGCACTGCGTGAAGACGGTCGTCACGCAAACCCGTGACGAGGCCTATGCCCACCACATCCAGCGCCTGATGGTGACCGGCAATTTCGCGCTGCTGGCGGGTATCGATCCGCATGCCCTGCACGAGTGGTACTTGAGCGTCTATGCCGATGCCTACGAATGGGTGGAATTGCCGAACACGGTCGGCATGAGCCAGTTCGCCGACGGCGGCCTCCTGGCATCCAAGCCCTATGCCGCGAGCGGCGCCTACATCAAGCGCATGTCGAACTACTGCGCGTCCTGCACCTACGACGTCAAGCAGCGCTGCGGACCGCGCGCCTGTCCGTTCAATGCGCTGTACTGGGATTTCATCGCGCGCCATCGCGACAGCCTGGCGCGCAATCCACGCATGGCGCAGATGGTGCGCACCTACGACAGGTTCGCGCCCGACGAGCGGCAGCGCATTGCCGATTCTGCACAGGCCGTCCTG
- a CDS encoding GntR family transcriptional regulator → MAFRRTNDTGESAVERATAEIRQRIRNGELVPGQRLVAAELSAALDVSLGPLREALTRLAGEGLVEMQQYRGAVVRTQTAQDLEEIYQVREVIEGLAARLAAAAVHSGERSAKGLQKIADRGRKMAAAFDLHAYLAANQELHEAIYALAGTPRVTTLARTLSDQVDRLNNRHLASPAVLKASAEEHQAIVDAITRGDAARAEALMRAHVASMGGKVTGKA, encoded by the coding sequence ATGGCTTTTCGACGCACGAACGACACCGGCGAATCCGCAGTGGAGCGCGCCACCGCCGAGATCAGACAACGGATCCGCAACGGCGAGCTGGTGCCCGGCCAGCGGCTGGTGGCGGCCGAACTCAGCGCCGCGCTCGACGTGAGCCTGGGCCCGCTGCGTGAAGCGCTGACCCGCCTCGCCGGTGAAGGCCTGGTGGAAATGCAGCAGTACCGCGGCGCGGTGGTGCGCACCCAGACCGCCCAGGATCTCGAGGAGATCTACCAGGTGCGCGAAGTGATCGAAGGCCTGGCGGCACGACTCGCCGCCGCCGCCGTGCACAGCGGTGAGCGTTCCGCCAAGGGCCTGCAGAAGATCGCGGACCGCGGGCGCAAGATGGCGGCGGCCTTCGACCTGCACGCCTACCTCGCCGCCAACCAGGAATTGCACGAAGCGATCTACGCGCTGGCCGGCACGCCGCGCGTGACGACGCTGGCGCGCACCTTGAGTGACCAGGTCGACAGGCTCAACAACCGCCATCTCGCCAGCCCGGCGGTGCTGAAAGCCTCCGCCGAGGAACACCAGGCGATCGTCGATGCCATCACCCGCGGTGATGCCGCGCGCGCCGAGGCCTTGATGCGCGCGCACGTGGCGTCGATGGGCGGCAAGGTCACCGGCAAGGCCTGA
- a CDS encoding NAD(P)/FAD-dependent oxidoreductase: protein MAMQFDMVIIGAGISGLYSLLKAREAGLSARVFDAASDVGGTWYWNRYPGARFDSESYTYQYSFSRELINDWNWSEHFAGQPEIERYLQFMAAKFDLKRDIEFNARVKSVVYDDVQQSWELTTESGLKARARYVIAATGFLSAHQMPDIEGMESFAGISTHTARWPKQGIDLKGKRVGVVGSGATAVQVIQTIAPEVGQLTVFQRSPNWCTALRNRPIDDATQKDLKARAQEIFDSCNETFAGFIHQLDMRNGVDVDKAERWRLYEELHARGGFALWLANYHDVFTNREIAQDVSEFLAQKVRERVKDQAIADKLIPKDHLFGTKRPPGETNYFEAYNHPHVELVDLRETPIARIEAQGVVTGSGADARLHELDVIIYATGFRAVTGELMRIDIVGEKGLSLKEKWADGPKSNLGVQFNGFPNFFSILGPHNPAAFCNITRCAENNVEWVFDCIRYMRDHGYTSVEANRDAEEAWTQRCYDSVKGLLFGEITDSWFFGYHNPGSDHGRFLIFTEGVPAYRRIFADVAARDYDGFDMR, encoded by the coding sequence ATGGCAATGCAATTCGATATGGTCATCATCGGCGCCGGCATCTCCGGCCTCTACTCGCTGCTCAAGGCGCGCGAGGCGGGACTCAGCGCGCGGGTGTTCGATGCGGCGAGCGATGTCGGCGGCACCTGGTACTGGAACCGTTACCCCGGCGCGCGCTTCGACTCGGAGAGCTACACCTACCAGTACTCGTTCTCGCGCGAACTCATCAATGACTGGAACTGGAGTGAGCATTTCGCCGGCCAGCCGGAGATCGAACGCTACCTGCAGTTCATGGCGGCCAAGTTCGATCTGAAGCGCGACATCGAATTCAACGCGCGCGTGAAGTCGGTGGTGTACGACGATGTTCAACAGAGCTGGGAACTCACCACCGAAAGCGGCCTCAAGGCCCGCGCGCGTTACGTGATCGCGGCCACCGGTTTCCTGTCCGCCCACCAGATGCCCGACATCGAAGGCATGGAAAGCTTTGCCGGCATTTCCACCCATACCGCGCGCTGGCCCAAGCAGGGCATAGACCTCAAGGGCAAACGGGTGGGCGTCGTCGGCAGCGGCGCCACCGCCGTGCAGGTCATCCAGACCATTGCCCCGGAAGTGGGTCAGCTGACGGTTTTCCAGCGCTCGCCCAACTGGTGCACGGCGCTGCGCAACCGTCCCATCGACGACGCCACGCAGAAGGATCTGAAAGCCCGCGCGCAGGAGATCTTCGACAGTTGCAACGAAACCTTCGCCGGCTTCATCCACCAGCTCGACATGCGCAACGGCGTCGACGTCGACAAGGCCGAGCGCTGGCGCCTCTACGAAGAACTCCATGCGCGCGGCGGCTTCGCGCTGTGGCTGGCGAATTACCACGACGTGTTCACCAACCGCGAAATCGCCCAGGACGTCAGCGAGTTCCTGGCGCAGAAAGTGCGCGAACGGGTGAAGGATCAGGCCATCGCCGACAAGCTCATTCCCAAGGACCACCTGTTCGGCACCAAGCGCCCGCCGGGCGAGACCAATTACTTCGAAGCCTACAACCATCCCCATGTGGAACTGGTCGACCTGCGTGAGACGCCGATAGCACGCATCGAGGCGCAAGGCGTGGTCACCGGCAGCGGCGCCGATGCGCGCCTGCACGAACTCGATGTGATCATCTACGCGACCGGCTTCCGTGCCGTCACCGGCGAACTCATGCGCATCGACATCGTCGGCGAGAAGGGCTTGTCGCTCAAAGAAAAATGGGCGGACGGGCCGAAGTCCAACCTCGGCGTGCAGTTCAATGGTTTCCCGAATTTCTTTTCGATACTCGGGCCGCACAACCCGGCGGCCTTCTGCAATATCACGCGCTGCGCCGAGAACAACGTTGAGTGGGTGTTCGATTGCATACGCTACATGCGGGACCACGGCTACACCTCGGTCGAGGCCAACCGCGACGCCGAGGAAGCGTGGACCCAGCGCTGCTACGACTCGGTCAAAGGCCTCCTGTTCGGCGAGATCACCGACTCGTGGTTCTTCGGCTATCACAATCCCGGCAGCGACCACGGCCGCTTCCTGATCTTCACCGAGGGCGTGCCGGCCTACCGCAGGATCTTCGCCGACGTCGCGGCCAGGGATTACGACGGCTTCGACATGCGTTGA